The following are encoded in a window of Streptomyces sp. Go-475 genomic DNA:
- a CDS encoding ABC transporter permease subunit, whose protein sequence is MNGFLDGFFDIPSDLQHSWLGLIGLHLREALLPVLAGLLLALPLAQLCVRFRWLYPPVLGATTILYAVPSLAFFVVLIDYTGQTELTVMIPLAVYSLVVLVPAIVDGVRSVPQETLAAATAMGFGPVRRYLQVQLPIAVPAIIAGLRVATVSSISLVSVGTLIGNQGALGNLLADAQKYDRPELAVNSVLTTAALAILCDALLVLLRVALTPWMPNGTRRRPRTAARQRPVPEDVIR, encoded by the coding sequence GTGAACGGCTTCCTCGACGGCTTCTTCGACATCCCGAGCGACCTCCAGCACAGCTGGCTCGGCCTGATCGGGCTGCACCTGCGCGAGGCGCTGCTGCCGGTCCTGGCCGGGCTGCTGCTCGCGCTGCCGCTCGCCCAGCTGTGCGTCCGCTTCCGCTGGCTGTACCCGCCCGTGCTCGGCGCCACCACCATCCTCTACGCCGTGCCCTCGCTGGCGTTCTTCGTCGTCCTCATCGACTACACCGGCCAGACCGAGCTGACCGTGATGATCCCGCTGGCCGTGTACAGCCTCGTGGTGCTCGTCCCGGCCATCGTCGACGGGGTGCGGTCCGTGCCGCAGGAGACCCTGGCCGCCGCCACCGCCATGGGCTTCGGACCCGTACGCCGCTACCTCCAGGTGCAGTTGCCCATCGCCGTGCCCGCCATCATCGCCGGGCTCAGGGTCGCCACCGTCTCCAGCATCTCCCTCGTCAGCGTCGGCACCCTGATCGGCAACCAGGGCGCCCTCGGCAACCTGCTCGCCGACGCCCAGAAGTACGACCGGCCCGAACTGGCCGTGAACTCCGTGCTCACCACGGCCGCCCTGGCGATCCTCTGCGACGCCCTGCTGGTCCTGCTCCGCGTCGCGCTGACCCCCTGGATGCCGAACGGCACCCGCAGGCGCCCGAGGACGGCCGCGCGGCAACGGCCCGTGCCCGAGGACGTGATCCGGTGA
- a CDS encoding ABC transporter permease: protein MNVLNFVHAFFSDSAHWHGYDGIPQRLLEHVQYSALALALAAAIGLPVGLLTGHTGRGGNALAFIATAARALPSFGLLVLIVIMMGFGLLPVMIPLVILAVPPILVTTYEAVRSVDPSPVDAARGMGMRESRILFQVELPVALPLILSGLRSAAIQIVSTATIAAYVSLGGLGRYIVDGLYQRDYEKVVGGATLVAVLALVTLAVFWAAGRLAVSPGVRRR, encoded by the coding sequence GTGAACGTACTGAACTTCGTCCACGCCTTCTTCAGCGACAGCGCCCACTGGCACGGCTACGACGGCATCCCCCAACGCCTCCTCGAACACGTCCAGTACTCCGCTCTGGCGCTGGCCCTCGCCGCCGCGATCGGCCTGCCCGTCGGGCTGCTGACCGGGCACACCGGGCGGGGCGGCAACGCCCTCGCCTTCATCGCCACCGCCGCCCGCGCGCTGCCCAGCTTCGGCCTGCTGGTGCTGATCGTCATCATGATGGGCTTCGGCCTGCTGCCGGTCATGATCCCGCTGGTCATCCTCGCCGTCCCGCCGATCCTGGTGACCACCTACGAGGCGGTCCGCTCCGTCGACCCGTCCCCGGTGGACGCCGCCCGCGGCATGGGCATGCGCGAATCGCGGATCCTGTTCCAGGTCGAACTGCCCGTCGCCCTGCCGCTGATCCTGAGCGGCCTGCGCTCCGCGGCCATCCAGATCGTGTCGACGGCCACCATCGCCGCGTACGTCAGCCTCGGCGGCCTCGGCCGGTACATCGTCGACGGGCTCTACCAGCGCGACTACGAGAAGGTCGTCGGCGGCGCCACCCTGGTCGCCGTCCTGGCGCTCGTCACCCTCGCGGTGTTCTGGGCGGCGGGCCGCCTGGCCGTGTCACCGGGCGTGCGCCGACGCTGA
- a CDS encoding ABC transporter ATP-binding protein, whose product MIRMESVTKRYPDGTVAVDRLSLEIPDRSITVLVGPSGCGKTTTLRMINRMVEPTEGTILLDGEDIQRQPVTTLRRSMGYVIQNAGLFQHRTIVDNIATVPRMLGWGKQKARARAAELMERVGLDAALAKRYPYQLSGGQQQRVGVARALAADPPVLLMDEPFSAVDPVVRKGLQDELLRIQDELGKTIVFVTHDIDEAVKLGTMVAVLRTGGHLAQYAPPAELLAAPADAFVEDFLGADRGIRRLSFFPSARLELTTAPVIPLDATAEQIAAPGADHLLVTDADGRPLGWGAPRALTAGAIRPAGLLPHGRPFVPGTDSLRAALDCAVLSPTGWAVAVDADGRVTGVVSQQTIGEAIRSAHAAAGADADAARVSS is encoded by the coding sequence TTGATACGGATGGAATCAGTCACCAAGCGGTACCCGGACGGCACGGTGGCGGTCGACCGGCTCTCGCTGGAGATACCCGACCGCTCGATCACCGTCCTCGTCGGACCGTCGGGCTGCGGCAAGACGACCACCCTGCGCATGATCAACCGGATGGTCGAACCCACCGAGGGAACGATCCTCCTCGACGGTGAGGACATCCAGCGACAGCCCGTCACCACCCTGCGCCGCTCCATGGGTTACGTCATCCAGAACGCCGGCCTCTTCCAGCACCGCACGATCGTCGACAACATCGCCACCGTGCCCCGCATGCTCGGCTGGGGCAAGCAGAAGGCCCGCGCCCGGGCCGCCGAGCTGATGGAGCGGGTGGGTCTGGACGCCGCGCTCGCCAAGCGGTACCCGTACCAGCTCTCCGGCGGCCAGCAGCAGCGCGTCGGCGTGGCCCGGGCGCTCGCCGCCGACCCGCCGGTGCTGCTCATGGACGAGCCGTTCTCCGCCGTCGACCCGGTGGTGCGCAAGGGACTCCAGGACGAACTGCTGCGCATCCAGGACGAGTTGGGCAAGACCATCGTCTTCGTCACGCACGACATCGACGAGGCGGTCAAACTCGGCACGATGGTCGCCGTGCTGCGCACCGGCGGGCACCTCGCCCAGTACGCGCCGCCCGCCGAGCTGCTGGCCGCCCCCGCCGACGCCTTCGTCGAGGACTTCCTCGGCGCCGACCGCGGCATCCGGCGGCTGTCGTTCTTCCCGTCCGCGCGGCTGGAGTTGACGACCGCCCCGGTGATCCCGCTCGACGCCACCGCCGAGCAGATCGCCGCCCCCGGCGCCGACCACCTCCTGGTGACCGACGCGGACGGCCGCCCGCTCGGCTGGGGCGCGCCCCGCGCCCTGACGGCCGGCGCCATCCGGCCCGCCGGACTCCTGCCCCACGGGCGGCCGTTCGTGCCGGGCACCGACTCGCTGCGGGCCGCCCTCGACTGCGCCGTGCTCTCCCCGACCGGCTGGGCCGTCGCCGTGGACGCCGACGGACGGGTGACCGGAGTGGTCTCGCAGCAGACCATCGGGGAGGCGATCCGCAGCGCCCACGCCGCCGCCGGGGCCGACGCCGACGCGGCCAGGGTCTCGTCGTGA
- a CDS encoding ABC transporter substrate-binding protein codes for MTSTAKSSWSRTRHTGAAAVALTAAAALLAGCSSGDTSDNPLAGEKAKAGTVVVGSNNFAESTLLADIYGEALKAKGIKVTYKHNIGSRETTYGLMKNGSVTVLPEYNGSLLAYLDPKAEQKSAEAVNEAVKAKLDKNLTLLQSSPAEDKDSVTVNAQTAKKYKLTSSSTLADLKDAAPDLVIGGSPEFQTRHQGLEGLKSVYGLEFKSFKALDAGGPLTQAALTRNTVQAADIFTTDPTIVKEKFVVLKDPENLFGFANVTPLVHKDGLPKEGADALDAVSAKLDTKTLLELDAQVQLEKKDPLDVAKAWLKQAGLA; via the coding sequence ATGACTTCTACCGCGAAGAGCAGCTGGTCCAGGACGAGGCACACCGGCGCGGCGGCCGTCGCGCTCACCGCCGCGGCGGCGCTGCTCGCGGGCTGTTCGTCCGGCGACACCTCCGACAACCCCCTGGCGGGCGAGAAGGCGAAGGCCGGCACCGTCGTCGTCGGCTCCAACAACTTCGCCGAGAGCACCCTGCTCGCCGACATCTACGGGGAGGCCCTCAAGGCCAAGGGCATCAAGGTCACCTACAAGCACAACATCGGCAGCCGCGAGACGACGTACGGCCTGATGAAGAACGGCTCCGTCACCGTGCTGCCGGAGTACAACGGCTCGCTGCTGGCCTACCTGGACCCCAAGGCCGAGCAGAAGTCCGCCGAGGCGGTCAACGAGGCCGTCAAGGCCAAGCTGGACAAGAACCTGACGCTGCTGCAGTCCTCGCCCGCCGAGGACAAGGACTCGGTCACCGTCAACGCCCAGACCGCGAAGAAGTACAAGCTGACGTCCTCCTCCACCCTCGCGGACCTCAAGGACGCCGCGCCGGACCTGGTGATCGGCGGTTCGCCCGAGTTCCAGACCCGGCACCAGGGCCTGGAGGGCCTGAAGTCCGTGTACGGCCTGGAGTTCAAGTCCTTTAAGGCGCTCGACGCGGGCGGCCCGCTGACCCAGGCGGCGCTGACCCGGAACACCGTGCAGGCCGCGGACATCTTCACCACGGACCCGACCATCGTGAAGGAGAAGTTCGTCGTCCTGAAGGACCCGGAGAACCTCTTCGGGTTCGCCAACGTGACCCCGCTGGTCCACAAGGACGGCCTGCCGAAGGAAGGCGCCGACGCGCTCGACGCCGTCTCCGCCAAGCTGGACACGAAGACGCTCCTGGAGCTGGACGCGCAGGTGCAGTTGGAGAAGAAGGACCCGCTGGACGTGGCCAAGGCGTGGCTGAAGCAGGCGGGTCTGGCCTGA